From Woronichinia naegeliana WA131, the proteins below share one genomic window:
- the sbcC gene encoding exonuclease subunit SbcC gives MIPQQLTLKNFLSYQDTTLDFRGLHTACICGANGAGKSSLLEAITWVLWGKSRADSEDDVLHNGSDYVRVDFLFENNQETYKIIRSRHRGKSSALDFLIKYEAGFRSLSGKGLRATQEQIIEVLKLDYDTFINSAYLRQGRADEFMLKGPSDRKQILANLLKLDQYEVLAIKAKDISKQKQGQIELLEATLQAVEQDLAQREVVEQHRKRLEQEIEIIQKIQEQEQWQLQQLQTSQNQRRTWQKQLDWQQSQAQNLMLEIQRLDQADQELKQQLQKLQAILDQREEIQQNYQEFLQYRQQESDLASKFQLFQEAQQQQQQLEQEILQTDHAIQLELKQFQMRLDTLNQQEKELQPILTKTLDIETGLSQLRKARQRLAHFDSLQHRVSPLQQRRYELQSDVERAAAQLQAKREQRQLLRQELQANITEIPRKRQALQTTDAQIKELDKKKVYQKRVHEKGQERRHFQERLQEHQRLCEEQIQELIQKQQLLDTPGAICPLCEQNLDGHYHQQVIQKTQEQQQQLQEQIWVLKEQMSVCERELQILRGEYAQIKEELAIYDTLQQQYGQLEADLERSGEIYNQIASLDTEIEQLDLILAQKTYAQDLQQELINLNEELEQLQYDEQSHALVRGEVEKYRWAEIQQSKLEDAQRRLKLIQAERPQLLAKIADRQLASQQLHHDSELYQQLQAAQKALNHLGYQRSQHQELLQTLQKKQVWQLRYQELQQAQEQFPPYQARLDENSDRREQRQREYQTMHLEIQRLNHQVEHYADHEAQIKTLEASIQSRRRQLDDYLAQKGRYEQQAIQLDILQEQNQEHRQQLQEIKKQYRIHQELAKAFGKNGIQTLMIENILPQLEAETNRILARLTGNQLHIQFVTQKASKATAQRRTPKFIDTLDILIADIQGTRPYETYSGGEAFRINFSIRLALAKLLAQRAGTALQLLIIDEGFGTQDAEGCERLVAAINAIAADFACILTVTHIPQFKEAFQQRIEVQKSDQGSKVRILS, from the coding sequence GTGATTCCCCAACAATTAACCCTTAAAAATTTTCTCAGCTACCAGGATACAACCCTCGACTTTCGGGGATTGCATACGGCTTGCATTTGTGGTGCGAATGGGGCAGGTAAATCTTCTCTATTGGAGGCCATTACCTGGGTGCTTTGGGGAAAAAGTCGGGCGGATAGCGAAGATGATGTGCTGCACAATGGCAGCGACTATGTACGAGTTGATTTCTTGTTTGAAAATAATCAAGAAACTTACAAAATTATTCGCAGTCGTCATCGAGGCAAAAGCAGTGCCTTAGATTTTTTAATTAAATATGAAGCGGGGTTTCGTTCTCTGTCAGGTAAAGGTTTGCGGGCTACTCAAGAGCAAATTATTGAAGTTCTTAAATTAGATTACGATACTTTTATTAATTCTGCCTATTTACGTCAGGGACGGGCGGATGAATTTATGCTCAAAGGCCCCAGCGATCGCAAACAAATTTTAGCTAATTTATTAAAATTAGATCAATACGAAGTTTTAGCAATTAAAGCGAAAGATATTTCCAAGCAAAAGCAAGGACAGATCGAGTTACTAGAGGCGACATTACAAGCCGTTGAACAGGATTTAGCCCAGAGAGAAGTGGTTGAACAGCATCGAAAACGGTTGGAGCAGGAAATTGAAATCATTCAAAAGATACAGGAACAGGAACAATGGCAACTTCAGCAATTACAAACCAGCCAAAATCAACGTCGAACCTGGCAGAAACAATTGGATTGGCAACAAAGTCAAGCCCAAAATTTAATGCTAGAAATCCAACGTCTTGATCAAGCTGATCAGGAACTTAAGCAACAATTACAAAAACTTCAAGCAATTTTAGATCAAAGGGAAGAAATCCAGCAAAACTATCAAGAATTTTTACAATATCGACAACAGGAATCAGATCTAGCAAGCAAATTTCAGCTTTTTCAGGAAGCCCAACAGCAACAGCAACAACTAGAGCAAGAAATTCTGCAAACCGATCATGCCATTCAACTGGAATTAAAGCAATTTCAGATGCGTCTTGATACTCTTAATCAACAGGAAAAAGAATTACAGCCCATTCTGACAAAAACCCTAGATATTGAAACCGGTCTCAGTCAATTAAGAAAGGCTCGGCAACGATTAGCACATTTCGATAGTCTCCAACATCGCGTTTCGCCGCTACAACAAAGACGCTATGAACTTCAGTCCGACGTTGAACGAGCAGCCGCTCAATTACAAGCAAAACGGGAACAACGTCAACTTTTGAGGCAAGAATTACAGGCCAATATTACTGAAATTCCCCGTAAACGTCAGGCCTTACAAACGACAGATGCTCAGATTAAAGAACTCGATAAAAAGAAAGTTTACCAAAAGCGAGTTCATGAAAAAGGTCAGGAGCGTCGCCATTTTCAAGAGCGCCTTCAGGAACATCAACGACTCTGTGAAGAACAGATTCAGGAATTAATTCAAAAACAACAATTACTCGATACACCGGGTGCAATTTGTCCTCTCTGTGAGCAAAATTTAGATGGTCATTATCATCAACAGGTCATTCAAAAAACCCAGGAACAACAGCAACAGTTACAGGAGCAAATTTGGGTTTTGAAAGAACAAATGTCTGTCTGTGAAAGAGAATTACAAATTTTACGGGGTGAATATGCCCAAATCAAAGAAGAGTTAGCCATTTATGATACTTTGCAACAACAGTATGGACAATTAGAAGCTGATTTAGAGCGTAGTGGCGAGATTTATAATCAAATTGCTAGTCTTGACACGGAAATTGAACAGTTAGATTTAATACTAGCTCAGAAAACCTATGCCCAGGATTTACAACAGGAATTAATTAACTTGAATGAGGAATTAGAGCAATTACAGTATGATGAACAAAGTCATGCTTTAGTCAGGGGAGAAGTAGAAAAATATCGCTGGGCTGAAATTCAACAATCGAAACTAGAAGATGCTCAACGTCGTCTCAAATTGATTCAGGCAGAACGTCCTCAACTATTAGCAAAAATTGCAGATCGTCAACTTGCTAGTCAACAATTACATCACGATTCTGAGCTTTATCAACAATTACAAGCGGCTCAAAAGGCACTCAATCATTTAGGTTATCAGCGATCGCAGCACCAGGAATTATTACAAACCCTACAGAAAAAACAGGTTTGGCAATTACGCTATCAAGAATTACAACAGGCTCAGGAACAATTTCCCCCCTATCAAGCGCGTTTAGATGAAAATAGCGATCGCCGAGAACAACGGCAAAGGGAATATCAAACCATGCACCTTGAAATCCAACGCTTAAACCATCAAGTAGAACATTATGCCGACCATGAAGCCCAAATTAAAACCCTAGAAGCCAGTATCCAAAGTCGTCGTCGTCAATTAGATGACTATTTAGCTCAAAAAGGACGTTATGAACAACAGGCAATTCAATTAGATATTTTGCAGGAACAAAATCAGGAACATCGACAACAACTGCAAGAAATTAAAAAACAATATCGCATTCATCAGGAGTTGGCTAAAGCCTTCGGAAAAAATGGCATTCAAACCCTCATGATTGAAAACATTCTGCCCCAATTAGAAGCAGAAACCAATCGTATCCTCGCTCGTTTAACGGGTAATCAACTCCATATCCAATTTGTCACTCAAAAAGCCAGTAAAGCCACTGCCCAACGTCGTACTCCTAAATTTATTGACACCTTAGATATTCTGATTGCTGATATCCAAGGAACTCGTCCCTACGAAACCTATTCAGGCGGTGAAGCTTTTCGGATTAATTTTTCTATCCGTTTGGCCTTAGCAAAACTGCTTGCCCAAAGAGCCGGTACAGCACTACAATTACTGATTATTGATGAGGGATTTGGAACGCAAGATGCCGAGGGGTGTGAACGTTTGGTCGCTGCTATTAACGCGATCGCCGCCGATTTTGCCTGTATTTTAACTGTCACCCATATTCCCCAATTTAAAGAAGCGTTTCAACAGCGTATCGAAGTGCAAAAATCGGATCAAGGATCAAAAGTACGAATTTTGAGTTGA
- a CDS encoding tetratricopeptide repeat protein, with translation MSTTQVLEEDLNNTHPNDSDWMESIRLSRLGNDYAATKDYEKAIDYFLQSLAIANQINDDSLKAKILSSLGLAYAILEDYERAIEYYQKSQSIAEKIGDYSRISINLGNLGTIYKSLKQHHKAIEYYQQALIVAKKFSDQSIVGINLSNLGLSYAELKDYSKAIECQEQALAIAEILNDHQALVKRCGRLGNIYADLNQQDKAIYYFKKSLEIAKEIGDRFSEGFYLTNLGISFAQLHRNEEARKALTDAVGILSQVGSSSVKVAEDVLANLH, from the coding sequence ATGAGTACCACTCAAGTTTTAGAAGAAGATCTTAATAATACCCATCCCAATGATAGTGATTGGATGGAGAGTATCCGTTTAAGCCGGCTTGGTAACGACTATGCTGCTACCAAAGATTATGAAAAAGCAATAGATTATTTTCTACAATCTCTAGCAATTGCCAACCAAATTAATGATGATAGTCTTAAAGCTAAGATTCTTAGCAGCTTAGGTCTTGCCTATGCTATTTTGGAAGACTATGAACGAGCTATTGAATACTATCAAAAGTCACAATCTATTGCCGAAAAAATTGGAGATTATTCTAGGATTTCCATCAATCTAGGTAACTTAGGAACTATCTATAAATCTCTAAAACAACATCATAAAGCAATTGAGTATTATCAACAAGCTTTGATAGTTGCCAAAAAGTTCTCTGATCAATCTATAGTCGGAATTAATTTAAGTAACCTAGGACTCTCCTATGCGGAACTTAAAGATTATTCCAAGGCCATTGAATGTCAAGAACAAGCATTAGCAATTGCTGAAATTCTTAATGATCATCAAGCATTAGTTAAACGATGTGGCCGGCTTGGTAATATTTATGCTGATTTAAATCAACAAGATAAGGCGATTTATTACTTTAAAAAATCATTAGAAATTGCCAAAGAGATAGGTGATCGTTTTAGTGAAGGATTTTACTTGACAAATTTGGGTATCAGTTTTGCCCAGCTTCATCGTAATGAAGAGGCAAGAAAGGCTTTAACAGATGCCGTTGGCATTTTATCTCAAGTTGGTAGTTCTTCTGTCAAGGTTGCTGAAGATGTTTTGGCGAATCTTCATTAA
- a CDS encoding pentapeptide repeat-containing protein → MLTHFKLLNDLRRTAIAFCLVATCWLWFLGPVEAVSYNRANLVNCDFSGQDLRDAEFDHANLRGCNFSHANLQGVRFFSANLESANFEAADLRASDFESSRLTHANLTNALLEGAFGTNAKFGEAIITGADFTDIILRPDTEAYLCGLAQGTNPITGRNTLDTLFCKG, encoded by the coding sequence ATGCTTACCCATTTCAAACTGCTTAATGATTTGCGTCGAACAGCGATCGCCTTTTGTCTTGTTGCGACTTGCTGGCTCTGGTTTCTAGGGCCGGTGGAAGCGGTTAGTTATAATCGGGCTAATTTAGTCAACTGTGATTTTTCAGGTCAAGATCTACGGGATGCTGAATTTGATCATGCCAATTTACGCGGTTGCAATTTTAGTCATGCCAATTTGCAGGGAGTCCGTTTTTTCTCTGCTAATTTAGAAAGCGCGAATTTTGAAGCCGCCGATCTGCGTGCCAGTGATTTTGAATCGTCCCGTTTGACCCATGCCAATTTGACCAACGCGCTTTTAGAAGGAGCCTTTGGGACGAATGCTAAGTTTGGCGAGGCGATCATCACCGGAGCCGATTTCACGGATATTATTCTACGACCCGATACAGAAGCCTATCTTTGCGGTTTAGCCCAGGGAACCAATCCCATCACGGGACGCAATACCCTCGATACGCTATTTTGTAAGGGATAG
- a CDS encoding type II toxin-antitoxin system YhaV family toxin, giving the protein MKPMVCQGWRIYFHPLFFQQWQDLIKQVEHLKLKLEGDRFLKHPEVKLLKAIDVGIREKIPLDPMAAYFRLQGPLRQFNRLKKMGLPPRYRLFFRVFPQEKAIIILWLGFPRKAGDQKDCYRVFEKMLKNNQFPPTMEELLNLQNSEPSPDQI; this is encoded by the coding sequence ATGAAACCAATGGTCTGTCAGGGGTGGAGAATTTATTTTCACCCTCTCTTTTTTCAGCAGTGGCAAGACTTAATTAAACAGGTCGAACACCTCAAACTCAAATTAGAAGGCGATCGCTTTCTGAAGCATCCAGAGGTAAAGCTACTCAAAGCGATCGATGTGGGCATTAGAGAAAAGATTCCCCTCGATCCAATGGCCGCTTATTTTAGATTACAAGGGCCTTTGCGACAGTTTAATCGCCTTAAAAAAATGGGTTTACCGCCTCGATACCGCCTATTTTTTCGGGTTTTTCCCCAAGAGAAAGCTATTATTATTCTCTGGCTGGGCTTTCCCAGAAAAGCCGGTGATCAAAAAGATTGTTATCGTGTCTTTGAAAAAATGCTCAAAAATAATCAATTTCCGCCGACGATGGAAGAGTTGCTGAACTTACAAAACTCGGAACCTTCTCCCGATCAAATCTAG
- a CDS encoding NAD(P)-dependent oxidoreductase yields MKRIFITGISGCIGHYLADALIENTEHELFLLVRNPAKLQFNSQIRSGIHLLTGDMAHLEPYDDLLKSVDVAILIATSWGDPQETYEVNVVQTLGLINRLDPQHCEQIIYFSTASILNRQGQPLKEAGELGTDYVRTKYLCHQALSCLAIADKITTVYPTLVFGGEEHKPYSHLSGGFGEILNWINLIRWFRADGSFHFIHAKDIAQVVAYLVEHPQGHYQDVVLGNASLTVDAAITEICTYLQKPIYFQIPLSLAWANFFIKVFRLQMADWDRFCLDYRHFTYQDPRNPASFGLTPHCATVPDLLQIHGILPRS; encoded by the coding sequence ATGAAACGAATTTTTATTACCGGCATTAGTGGTTGTATTGGTCATTACTTAGCCGATGCCTTGATTGAGAATACCGAACATGAACTTTTCCTACTGGTCAGAAATCCGGCCAAACTACAATTTAATAGCCAAATTAGGTCTGGTATTCATCTCCTAACGGGGGATATGGCCCATTTAGAACCCTATGACGACCTGCTTAAAAGTGTGGATGTGGCCATCTTAATTGCCACAAGTTGGGGTGATCCCCAAGAAACCTATGAGGTTAACGTGGTGCAAACCCTAGGGTTAATCAACCGTCTGGATCCGCAACACTGTGAACAGATTATTTATTTTTCTACTGCCAGTATCCTTAATCGTCAAGGGCAACCCCTCAAAGAAGCGGGAGAATTGGGGACTGACTATGTTCGCACCAAGTATCTTTGTCATCAAGCTCTCTCTTGTTTAGCGATCGCTGATAAAATCACCACCGTTTATCCCACCCTAGTATTTGGCGGCGAAGAACATAAACCCTATTCCCATCTATCGGGAGGTTTTGGTGAAATCCTAAATTGGATTAACTTGATTCGTTGGTTTCGGGCCGATGGTAGCTTTCACTTTATCCATGCCAAGGACATTGCCCAGGTTGTCGCCTATCTAGTGGAGCATCCCCAGGGTCATTATCAAGATGTGGTCTTAGGCAATGCGTCTCTGACTGTTGATGCGGCGATCACCGAAATCTGCACCTATCTGCAAAAGCCCATTTATTTTCAGATTCCGCTTTCCCTCGCTTGGGCCAACTTTTTCATCAAAGTTTTTCGTTTGCAAATGGCTGACTGGGATCGATTTTGCCTGGATTATCGCCATTTTACTTACCAAGACCCCCGTAATCCTGCTAGTTTCGGACTAACGCCCCACTGCGCCACCGTGCCCGATTTATTGCAGATTCATGGCATTTTGCCTCGATCTTAA
- a CDS encoding AbrB family transcriptional regulator, whose product MSKIPPSKPLTGVELLDKVRELGSLSKDDKAKECGYVTTTKKGVPRVNMMKFLNALIDAEGIELDSTLNGQGRGGRSASYRISVQSNGNLLIGSAYTKKMGLRPGDEFEITLGRKHIHLKQVGADDEEE is encoded by the coding sequence ATGTCTAAAATCCCCCCATCTAAACCCTTAACGGGAGTCGAGTTACTCGATAAAGTCAGGGAGCTTGGTTCCCTCAGCAAAGACGATAAAGCGAAAGAGTGTGGATACGTCACCACCACCAAAAAAGGTGTTCCCCGTGTCAATATGATGAAATTTCTCAATGCGTTAATTGACGCAGAGGGGATTGAATTAGACAGCACCTTAAATGGTCAAGGCCGGGGTGGTCGTTCTGCTAGTTATCGCATTAGCGTACAATCCAATGGCAATTTGTTAATTGGTTCTGCTTACACCAAGAAAATGGGCTTAAGACCTGGTGATGAATTTGAAATTACCCTAGGTCGTAAGCATATTCACTTAAAACAAGTGGGTGCTGACGATGAGGAAGAGTAA
- a CDS encoding RrF2 family transcriptional regulator, whose translation MKLTTKSHYSVKALLDLSLQSGYGPASVKAIAQRQDLPAPYLEKLLMEMRRAGLVRSLRGVQGGYQLAYPPTQISLGQIFDAVGETVEPLPRHHPDQVQAEDWVTYSLWKQLHQKFKAALYTITLADLYYDARSWQASQGAETNFMV comes from the coding sequence ATGAAGCTCACAACCAAAAGTCACTATAGCGTTAAAGCCCTGTTAGATCTTAGCCTTCAGTCTGGTTATGGCCCAGCTTCTGTAAAAGCGATCGCCCAACGGCAGGATTTACCTGCTCCCTATTTAGAAAAATTACTGATGGAAATGCGTCGAGCCGGTCTTGTAAGATCTCTTAGAGGTGTACAAGGGGGTTATCAATTGGCTTATCCACCGACCCAAATTTCTCTCGGTCAGATTTTTGATGCAGTGGGAGAAACAGTAGAGCCATTACCTCGCCATCACCCTGATCAAGTCCAAGCAGAAGACTGGGTAACTTATAGTCTCTGGAAACAACTTCATCAAAAATTTAAAGCGGCTCTTTATACCATTACCCTGGCAGATCTCTATTATGATGCCCGAAGTTGGCAAGCCTCCCAGGGAGCAGAAACGAATTTTATGGTTTAA
- a CDS encoding GFA family protein — MNLTESSQIYQGSCHCGKVQFQVLVTNHRARDCNCSICYKKGFIHCIVPLEHFSLHQGEEALSTYTFNTKIAKHTFCSHCGIHPFYYPRSHPDCIDVNVRCLTGNVLSNFVIEPFDGQNWEDNIEQIRFL, encoded by the coding sequence ATGAATTTAACGGAATCTTCCCAAATCTATCAAGGAAGTTGCCACTGTGGCAAGGTTCAATTTCAAGTTCTGGTGACCAATCATCGGGCAAGGGATTGCAACTGCTCTATCTGTTATAAGAAGGGTTTTATTCATTGTATTGTTCCCTTAGAGCATTTTAGCTTACATCAAGGAGAAGAGGCTCTAAGTACCTATACTTTTAATACCAAAATCGCTAAACATACTTTTTGTTCACATTGTGGTATCCATCCTTTTTACTATCCCCGTTCCCATCCCGACTGTATTGATGTTAATGTGCGCTGTTTAACCGGAAATGTTCTCTCTAATTTTGTCATTGAGCCTTTTGATGGTCAAAATTGGGAAGATAATATTGAGCAAATTCGTTTTTTATGA
- a CDS encoding response regulator transcription factor has protein sequence MKILLVDDEIALTTPLSRVLCQEGYQVKVANDGLEGLGLALEQDYHLLILDWMLPFQSGLDICRTLRSRGKTVPVLFLTAKDTLDDRVLGLDAGGDDYLIKPFELRELLARVRALLRRFQTVETSDSDRRIKFADLELDEDNQIAYRQQRVIHLSEKEVKLLAFFMLHPGQLLSHEQIYQSLWTENDPPGSNVIAALIRLLRRKIELTGETTLIHTVYGKGYRFGE, from the coding sequence ATGAAGATTTTGTTGGTGGACGATGAGATTGCTCTAACCACGCCCCTCAGTCGTGTTCTTTGCCAAGAAGGTTATCAGGTGAAAGTGGCTAATGATGGGCTAGAAGGATTGGGGTTAGCTTTGGAGCAGGACTATCATCTGCTTATTTTGGATTGGATGTTACCCTTTCAGTCTGGTTTGGATATTTGTCGAACCCTGCGATCGCGGGGCAAAACAGTACCAGTGCTTTTTTTAACGGCCAAGGATACCTTAGATGATCGTGTTTTAGGCTTAGATGCTGGGGGGGATGACTATTTGATTAAACCCTTTGAACTGCGAGAATTGTTAGCACGAGTGCGGGCCTTACTGCGACGCTTTCAAACCGTAGAAACTTCCGACAGCGATCGACGGATAAAATTTGCCGATCTAGAACTAGATGAAGATAATCAGATTGCCTATCGACAGCAACGAGTCATTCATCTCTCAGAGAAGGAAGTGAAACTGCTGGCTTTTTTCATGCTCCACCCCGGACAACTCTTAAGTCATGAACAAATTTATCAGTCTCTCTGGACAGAGAATGATCCGCCAGGGAGTAATGTGATAGCGGCCCTGATTCGTTTACTCAGACGTAAAATTGAGTTAACAGGAGAAACCACCTTAATTCATACCGTCTATGGCAAAGGTTATCGGTTCGGAGAGTAA
- a CDS encoding EAL domain-containing protein has translation MSQPLILHQLVFNSTTFKKTIHLHESLYSIGRHPSSSIVIPSLKLSRHHATLVKYVVDEQELFCIVDGDTYGKRSTNGIYINGQKYLEYELKHGDTVVFPGDIRATYQIVHGADNSYYREDQGEDQTSDSAIFKAILTQAKSTNLGSSVDPDLVEDLSLVDFTSLVELSPNPIIELDFAGNIIYLNAAATKNFNNIHKLQSEHPLLVNITQNQQHRNGNLVVREIEVNNHYFEQYIHYLPEHQKIRSYIFNVTQRKKAEKVLKYKAFYDPLTHLPNRYYFNQRLSLAIATARTQKSQIALMFLDIDNFKRINDNLGHRFGDDVLQHFSKRIKRNLRQGDLLSRWGGNEFTIILDTFEDLQEVEDIANRLLNCLSIPFQIGEQQLYVKSSIGIALYPRDGENAEELLKNSDSALYRTKESGRNHYQFSSPHLIVQTSESFQLENWLYQALDKEELLLHYQPQINIQTGELYGMEALIRWQHPKLGLVHPSKFIPLAEQNGLIHAIGEWVLRQACEQNYLWQKGGVKPFRIGVNLSTKQLQQPSLIHSITNILGETNLGAEWLELEVTESALMHNFDIARNTLQQLRNLGIHLSMDDFGTGYSSLGYLKQFPFQTLKIDQVFIKDLSKDNLQDMAIISAVLALGQGCNQSVIAEGVETEEQLELLKQLQCQIIQGYWFSRPLPVSEVSRFINQSHFYPKLGQ, from the coding sequence ATGAGCCAACCCTTGATCCTCCATCAACTTGTCTTCAATTCGACAACCTTTAAAAAAACGATTCATCTCCATGAGTCGCTTTATTCTATCGGCCGACATCCTTCTAGTTCCATCGTTATCCCCTCCTTAAAACTTTCTCGTCATCATGCAACCCTTGTGAAATACGTTGTAGATGAGCAGGAGTTGTTTTGTATTGTTGATGGCGATACTTACGGAAAAAGAAGTACAAATGGCATTTATATAAACGGACAAAAATACTTAGAATATGAGTTGAAGCATGGTGATACAGTAGTTTTTCCAGGGGATATTCGAGCCACCTATCAAATCGTGCATGGAGCTGATAACTCCTATTACCGAGAAGATCAAGGAGAGGATCAGACCAGTGATAGTGCTATTTTTAAAGCAATTTTAACGCAAGCAAAATCAACCAACTTAGGTTCAAGCGTTGATCCTGACCTGGTAGAAGATCTGAGCTTAGTTGATTTTACTTCTCTTGTTGAACTCAGTCCGAATCCGATTATTGAACTGGATTTTGCCGGTAATATCATTTATTTGAATGCTGCCGCCACCAAGAATTTCAACAATATTCATAAGCTCCAATCGGAGCATCCTTTATTGGTGAATATTACTCAAAACCAACAACATCGTAATGGCAATTTAGTCGTTCGTGAAATTGAGGTGAATAATCATTATTTTGAACAATATATTCATTACTTACCAGAACATCAGAAGATTCGGAGTTACATCTTTAATGTCACTCAGCGAAAAAAAGCAGAGAAAGTTCTTAAATATAAGGCTTTTTACGATCCTTTAACTCATCTACCCAATCGCTACTATTTTAACCAAAGATTATCTCTAGCGATCGCCACTGCTCGCACCCAGAAATCCCAAATCGCTTTAATGTTCCTAGACATAGATAACTTCAAAAGAATCAATGATAATTTAGGTCATCGGTTTGGAGATGACGTTCTACAGCATTTTAGTAAACGGATTAAACGCAATCTACGTCAAGGAGACTTGCTCTCCCGTTGGGGAGGAAATGAATTCACTATTATATTAGATACCTTTGAAGATCTTCAAGAAGTAGAAGACATTGCTAATCGTTTGTTAAATTGTCTTAGCATTCCCTTCCAGATTGGAGAACAACAGCTTTATGTAAAAAGTAGTATTGGTATCGCGCTCTATCCCCGTGATGGCGAGAACGCAGAAGAGCTACTGAAAAACTCCGATTCCGCTCTCTATCGAACCAAAGAAAGTGGTCGTAATCATTACCAATTTTCTAGCCCTCATTTAATTGTTCAAACCTCAGAATCTTTTCAGTTAGAAAACTGGTTATATCAAGCCCTAGATAAAGAGGAATTATTACTTCATTACCAACCTCAAATTAATATTCAGACGGGAGAACTCTATGGCATGGAAGCTCTGATCCGTTGGCAACATCCTAAATTAGGGTTAGTTCATCCCAGCAAATTTATCCCTCTAGCTGAACAGAATGGTCTGATTCATGCCATTGGCGAATGGGTACTAAGACAAGCCTGTGAGCAAAATTATCTCTGGCAAAAAGGCGGCGTTAAACCATTTCGGATTGGGGTAAATCTTTCTACCAAACAACTTCAACAACCAAGCTTAATCCATTCTATTACTAATATTTTAGGAGAGACAAACTTAGGGGCTGAATGGTTAGAACTAGAAGTAACAGAATCAGCTTTAATGCATAACTTTGATATTGCTCGTAATACCCTACAGCAGTTACGAAATCTAGGTATTCATCTATCAATGGATGACTTTGGAACGGGTTATTCTTCCCTCGGTTATCTTAAGCAATTTCCTTTCCAAACCCTCAAGATTGATCAGGTTTTTATCAAAGACTTAAGCAAAGATAATTTACAAGATATGGCGATTATTTCGGCAGTTTTAGCTTTAGGTCAGGGTTGTAACCAGAGTGTGATTGCGGAAGGGGTGGAAACCGAAGAACAATTAGAATTACTCAAACAACTGCAATGTCAGATTATCCAGGGCTACTGGTTTAGTCGTCCCTTACCCGTTAGTGAAGTTTCACGCTTTATTAATCAAAGTCATTTCTATCCTAAGTTAGGGCAATAA